One Peromyscus leucopus breed LL Stock chromosome 2, UCI_PerLeu_2.1, whole genome shotgun sequence DNA window includes the following coding sequences:
- the LOC114689421 gene encoding LOW QUALITY PROTEIN: olfactory receptor 2A12-like (The sequence of the model RefSeq protein was modified relative to this genomic sequence to represent the inferred CDS: deleted 1 base in 1 codon): protein MCQMIHRERDSLTGPTMWMITEQNQSWVSEFILLGFSSDPTTNSILFIVFLLIYLSSVLGNGLIIMLICLDTQLHTPMYFFLCILALLDMCYVTTTVPQMLVHLVAHSQTISFAGCWMQMFVFGSLAATECTFFVVMAYDRYVAICYPLRYTVILNWGLCIRLAAGSCVCGFLSALLHTFFTMSLPYCGPNKVNHYFCEGPSVRSLACTDTHIIEMVDLVLSVFVVVTPISLIVASYIHIAKAILKIKSTQSRCKAFSTCASHLTVVTFFYGPATYIYMRPNSSYSPERDKQVSLFYNAFTALLNPVVYSLRNKDIKRAFLKVTGHGRVN from the exons ATGTGTCAGATGATACATAGA GAACGTGATTCTCTTACAGGTCCCACCATGTGGATGATTACAGAGCAGAACCAAAGCTGGGTTTCTGAGTTTATCCTGCTTGGCTTCTCCAGTGACCCCACGACCAACAGCATCCTCTTCATTGTGTTCCTTCTCATCTACCTGAGCTCAGTCCTGGGCAATGGGCTCATCATCATGCTGATCTGCCtggacacacagctgcacactcccatgtacttcttcctctgtaTACTTGCCCTGTTGGATATGTGCTATGTCACCACCACCGTGCCCCAGATGTTGGTGCATCTTGTTGCTCACTCTCAGACCATCTCCTTTGCTGGATGCTGGATGCAGATGTTTGTGTTTGGTTCTCTGGCTGCTACTGAATGCACCTTCTTTGTTGTCATGGCTTATGACAGATATGTGGCCATTTGCTACCCACTGCGTTATACTGTCATCCTCAACTGGGGACTGTGCATTCGGTTGGCAGCCGGGTCTTGTGTCTgtggttttctctctgctttgttaCATACTTTCTTCACCATGAGTCTGCCATATTGTGGGCCCAACAAGGTCAACCACTACTTCTGTGAAGGTCCTTCAGTGCGTAGCCTGGCTTGTACAGATACCCACATCATTGAGATGGTAGATCTGGTCTTGAGTGTTTTTGTGGTTGTTACTCCCATTTCCCTCATTGTAGCCTCCTACATTCATATTGCCAAGGCTATTCTCAAGATCAAGTCCACCCAGAGCCGCTGTAAGGCTTTCTCTACCTGTGCCTCCCACCTGACTGTGGTCACATTCTTCTATGGTCCAGCGACTTACATCTACATGAGGCCCAACTCCAGCTACTCCCCTGAGCGAGACAAGCAGGTCTCACTCTTTTACAATGCCTTCACAGCCTTGCTCAACCCCGTGGTCTACagtctgagaaacaaagacatcAAGAGGGCATTTCTCAAGGTGACTGGGCATGGTAGGGTGAACTAA